AGATGctattttatgcataattttttGTGCATAGGAAAGATTAACATTTGATTATGTAACGAATGCAGGGATTTTGCCCGCTGCCTGATAAATTAGGCGAGGCAATAAATCATATCAAGAGCATGGAGAAGAAGCTGGAGAATTACAAGGAGTGGAAGCAGAAATTGCTGTTTGGTAAAAGACCATGTTCATCCACTTCAAGTGAATCTAACAACAGCTCAAAGTTAACTAATGTTGAAGTTCAAGAAATAGGACCTGATGCGACTGTGATTTTGATAAGCGGGATGGAAGAACAAGCTTCGTTTTATGGCATTATTCCCCGGCTTCATGAAGAAGGATTTGAGGTTGTCAATGCTAACTTTTCCAACAATGGGACCTCGATGCTTCAAGTAGTTCATCAGAAGGTCAGTATTCAGTTATAGATCCAGCGAAAGTTAGGCATTCtgttattttgtttctttctccCTGAACTTTTTCAGATGCTTGATCAAATCAAGTAATTGCATTGCAAATGAACTGCTGATTTTTTCAATAATTTGATTCACATTTTTATAGGTTGGAGCATCAACATCTGGCAGTGAAACTACAGCAGTTTCCAAGAGGTTAAAAGAACTGATCCATGGCTATTCACAGGGCGAAGTTGAATCGAATCTGGACTTGTGGGACTTCGGAATCGAACCTGATCTCCTAACTTCGGACTTCCTTGGCCCTTTTACAACAGACAACTTTTGTCTTCTGCAGCAGCATTGAAGTTGCTTCAGGGAGATTTTACCATTACAAGTTATGGAGTGAAGCTTcagtttcaaatttcaataaCGAGATCTTAGCTTCTATATTGCACCGTAAACAGCAAATGTCGTACTACATAATAAATTGCAACCTCAAAGCTTTTGTCATGTAGATAATAAATGTCGGACGCATTCGATTTTGATGCGACGAACCATTTACATCTTATACTTTGGTCAGTTGTGGTTATATGAGACATAAGATAGCAAGCCATGGAGTCTTGCATTAGTCGTCCGTCAACGCGGTACAAACGTGAATGCGAAGTTACGaacctcccaaaaaaaaaaaaaaaccaaaagacCTTTTTATAAATTTTCCACGAACTTCATCTACGCTTGTCGGAACATAATCTTTGATCAAGGACTCAAATCGTCAAAGTGTTAATCAACAAACATTCATATGTAGAGTAGTAAGGTATActaacatttttcttctttatttttttttcaaaagaagtATAACCCTCTCAAGGATATGTGATAAAACGTTTAACCACTATTTCTTAGGGCATCTACAGTGGATTATACTCTTTCACTATAGACATCAATATTTCActatcttcttttttattatATTCTCACTCATAATGGATTACACTCTATACGATATAATAGTATAGGTTCACGTcaaatcaaacatttattttaataatgtaCAACTCATTTCGcgtaaataaataaagtaacttttttaaaaataatttcgttatttttaaaaaataaattattaactttctttaaatttttttacctttcgaatttttattttctaaaaaataatattataaaatcttgagtttgaacaatatatctttttctatccttcaaaaaataatataatgTTATTTTAGGTGTCTTGTGTATTTATATAGAGAGAACCAAAAAATGAtcgttgaaaaaaaaaattgtccgtTGCAAAAAAAAGCTCACTATCTCCTCTTTTTCATCAATATTTATCCATATCATTCTGATGATGCATATAATATTCATTACATGATCACCCATAGTGACCGTGTAATGAGTATGTGTCATGGGAGGTATGACACGCCATTGGAGTTGCCTGTAGAGAGAAAGGAGTTGAtaatcttgtttctttttaGCTTCATTATTAAGGATCTGTAAAGGGCTGCTGATTGATTCGGATATTATTTACAGCTGGATCCTACGATCTCGCTCCGTTCGCGGTGCCCATCAACACTCGGGCATAAATAAAGAAATACTCAACAGTACTGTTGCAAGTTAACTCAACTTTTGCTACCCTTGTTGGGAGACTCACCCACCATAGTCAGGTGTGCGACCCGAGTCGACCAACGGATTAGTCAGGGCAAAAGCCCTGGATACCGTGgcaggcaaccaaaaaaaaaaactcaacttttgttttattttcccCAACTTGCCAGCTATTGACTGATAACGAGAATTCGGAATTCTACAATTACAATTGTCACTATATACAAACTAACCCATCAAGTATAGTACACACTAGTTAGATACTAAGGTAATAACGTGTAAaagcacccaaaaaaaaaattgtatcatCCAATACAGTTTGTTTTGCAATTAATCTCATGAATCAAAGCTCTGAAATAAGGGGAGGTTTGGTAAGTGAATTTCATACTTAAGAATGGATTTCAAAATTAATGATAGTACTGATACTTATAATTTAGTTAATATTAACTAGAATGAGTCAATGGATATGAATATGATAAACTCATTTCAGAATGAGCTAATAGATATGATTAACTCATTTTATAGTAAGTTAATAGATATGATAAACCACTTTCATGATTTTTGAGATTAACTAAGTTTTAGTAAAGAATAAATGTTAAACTTACTCGTGTATCtcatatttttaattaaaaattaaaaattgaaaaaaaaaacactagaAGAAACGAAGAGAGTGGAATaaatatagaagaaaaaaaatacaaaatccCTACAATTCTAGTTGCCAAACCCTCTATGagttttaataaaaatatcttactattaactaattaatgaTAGTCATAGTGTTTGTGATTTTAAGAAGGATTGAGTTAAGTAATAAGATGGGagaaattataaataaaaagtCTTGATTAAAAAGTCTTAATGTATTTATCATAAGTCATCACGCCGTGCCTATTGACTTTGTCAAGTATCTTGTCTTTTCGACGCTATAAATCTGTTGGACCATTGATTCTTATCTTTAGTCCGCTTAAGGAAAAACAAGTGAGTATAGAAACAACACCAAAACGCAAGACAATCCTCAACATTTTCAACTTTCAGAATCAATATAGGCTTTCTTTGTGCTGCTAGCCGAACTTCGGAATCAAGAACATGGAGAGATTTCATCCTTCAACTTCAAATTCGAAACCAGAAAAAAGAATTAAGGAGAAAAACAGAAGAAATCACTTCAAGAATCTCTATTCTCAGCTTTACTCTCTTCTTCCAAGTGACATCTCCAAGGTCTTTTTACCCCTCAAGATGTACTCAATTCATATGGTATTTTGTGCATGATTTTATGTGTAGAAAAATTGAAATTGTGCATAGGAAGGACTAACATTTGATTAATGATGAATGCAGGAAGTTTTGCCTGTGCCTGATAAGATAGGCGAGGTGATAAATTACATCAAGAGCATGGAGAGAAAGCTGGAGAATTACAAGCAGATGAAGCAGAAGTTGCTGGGCAGAAAAAGACGATATTCATCTACCAAGAGCTCAGAGTTGACTAATGTTAAAGTTCATGATATGGGACCTGACACGGATATGATTTTGATCAGTGGACTGAAAGAACCAGCTTCATTTTATGGCATTATTCACCTGCTTCAAGAAGAAGGTTTTGAGGTTGTCAACGCGAACTTTTCCAACGATGGAAACTCAATGCTTCAAGTAGTTCATGAGAAGGTAAGTACGTAGTGATAGAACAAAGGAAAGTTAGGCATCCTGTTATACTATATATCCTC
Above is a genomic segment from Coffea eugenioides isolate CCC68of chromosome 5, Ceug_1.0, whole genome shotgun sequence containing:
- the LOC113771768 gene encoding transcription factor bHLH162-like codes for the protein MKRLHASASNTKTGKKISEKNRRDQMKSLCAELYRLLPNDISTGFCPLPDKLGEAINHIKSMEKKLENYKEWKQKLLFGKRPCSSTSSESNNSSKLTNVEVQEIGPDATVILISGMEEQASFYGIIPRLHEEGFEVVNANFSNNGTSMLQVVHQKVGASTSGSETTAVSKRLKELIHGYSQGEVESNLDLWDFGIEPDLLTSDFLGPFTTDNFCLLQQH
- the LOC113771769 gene encoding transcription factor bHLH162-like, which gives rise to MERFHPSTSNSKPEKRIKEKNRRNHFKNLYSQLYSLLPSDISKEVLPVPDKIGEVINYIKSMERKLENYKQMKQKLLGRKRRYSSTKSSELTNVKVHDMGPDTDMILISGLKEPASFYGIIHLLQEEGFEVVNANFSNDGNSMLQVVHEKGGISTSSIGTTEIAKRERLKELIYGYSHGEEESTVDLWDFEVEPDLLASGFLGPLPAGEFSFLQQH